A part of Candidatus Hydrogenedentota bacterium genomic DNA contains:
- a CDS encoding GNAT family N-acetyltransferase, whose product MTIRPCTPADIDALAAIYRDAVLEIGITAYTAEQAAIWASFPDDRHAFGTLLGQGIALIADVDGAPAAFCHLHPGDHISLLYTAPRFARMGLATAVYLGVEAHARSQGQAVLTTDASKISRRFFEHHGFVVRRTEQTIRLGVAFERYQMEKRLEG is encoded by the coding sequence ATGACCATCCGCCCCTGCACCCCCGCCGACATCGACGCGCTGGCCGCCATCTACCGCGATGCGGTTCTGGAGATCGGCATCACGGCCTACACCGCCGAGCAGGCCGCTATCTGGGCGTCCTTCCCCGATGATCGCCATGCCTTCGGGACCTTGCTGGGCCAGGGCATTGCGCTCATCGCGGACGTGGACGGTGCGCCCGCGGCCTTCTGCCATTTGCATCCGGGGGATCACATATCGCTGCTTTACACGGCCCCACGATTTGCGCGCATGGGGCTGGCGACGGCGGTTTACCTCGGTGTGGAAGCGCATGCGCGCAGTCAGGGCCAGGCGGTGCTCACGACGGACGCGAGCAAGATCTCCCGGCGTTTCTTCGAGCACCATGGCTTCGTGGTGCGCCGGACCGAGCAGACGATACGCCTGGGTGTGGCTTTTGAGCG